GCCTCTGTCTTGCGTTGAACAGATCGCCCCAGGAGTTCATCGCATAATTGCGCACAGAGAAAGCCCTTTCTGCTCCACTTCCTTTCCCTTCTGGTGTGGGTTCATCCGGCACCGGCTCAAATCCCCATTCCTTCCTCAATTTCGCACGCTTTTCTTCAAGATACTTCTCTGCCTCCCTGAAAATCGCCATATCCTCATCGGTGGCAATGCGGTATCGTTTGCCATTGGTGCCCGGCTTATGCAGCACCACCGCCACCATTCTTTGTCCGGCCTTACCCTGCTGAAAGAGCTTTCTTGTGGTTTTGTCGTCCACCACCGCACCGCAGAGGGGGCACACGGCCACGGCCCGTGAAACGGTACCTTTTTCAGGATCAAAATCTTTCGGCATTTTTTCGTAGCCAGTGCCCAAGATTTTAAATTCCACTTTTCTACTTGCCACTTGTAACTTGCCACTTGCAACTTGCACATAGGGGAAAAGCGCGACTTTCTTCTTATCTTTCTTGGCCAACCAAAATTGCCGCATGAGCGGAATTTCCGCGCCACAGGAAGGATTTTGGCAAGGAATGGTTCGTGCCCAAATATAGCCGACGGGAATCGACCCGTCAGGCTCGTTGGGGTAAAATCGACCCAATTCTTTTTTGGCCTCTTGCAAAACCCAGTCTCCCCATTTCTTCACATCTTCCAGCAACGGATTGGTGACTTTCCCTTCAAAAAAGGCTTTCCCCAGCGTCGTTTGTTTCCCACTCTCCCCCTTACAGGCGTAGCCTTCACCCTCTCTCCCCGTCTCCCACTCTCCTGGTCTCCCCATCTCCCTCTCTCCCACTCTCCCTTTCTCCCCGTCTCCCTTCACCGGTCTGCCGTATTTCTGCGGATATTCCAACGTGCATTTTTGAATGAGCACGGCCACAGGATTGAGATCGTTCGAGTAGGTTTCACATCCCAGCCGCAGCGCCTCCAGTGGGATCGACCCACCACCGCCAAAAGGGTCGAGCACCTTCGGCGGCACGCCGCCATTGGCTTCTAAAATATCTTTTCTGGCTTTTTCAATGAGATGCTGATTCAGCGAATTCTCCCATTTGCACAGCTCAACGATAAACTCGCGCTTTTTGTTCCATTCATCAATATTTTTAGGTGCCGGCAGCAGCGCGGCATAAGCGGTGGCGCGTGAGGCCGCCAGCGGTCGTCTCGCCCACCATATATGCAGCGTCGAGATATGACCGTGGCGGATATTCTTTTCACGCGCCGATTCGACGCTCACTTCCTTGACCGGAAAGGTTTCTTCGATGAAGCGCTTCATGGCATCACCTCGGCAGGCGTTTTCCTTCCTCTTTTCGTTCCGTCAAAATCTTTGTCGAAACTAATCAGTTGCAGTTGGTGCTTTTCGGCCACCATGTATTGATAAGCATCATCGAAATCGAGACGAAACCGTTGCGCCACCTTGGGCAATTTTTTTAAGTCGCTTGATTTCAAGGAGAGTATACTGATTCCATCATCAAACAAATCCTCAAGGAACGGGATGAATAGAGCATATTTCCGTAATCTGAAGAGAATGATGCCAATCGAATATAGCGACAGATCGGTGATAAAAATCTTTTCGAGGTCTATGGTGCGAAAGAATGAGCGAACCTCTGCTGCCCCTTTTTGCTCCAAAAGGCCTTCTAAAAAAATATTTGTATCCGCGGGATACATCAATCCCTCCATTCGAGTGCCTTCTTCTGAAGCTCAAGAGCAGAAAATTGGTTGCGATATTCTTTCAAGCCTCCAATCCAATTCAACTTGGGTTTCTTTTTTCGCTTGGAACGAACCGCCCCAACCTTTTTGGCAAGCAAAAAATCAATAAAATCGGCGACTTCTCCCTGCATCTCCTCGGTGAGTTGCTTCATTTTCTTTTCGATTGTTTCCATATTGTCTTCTCTTCCTTTCTCATTCATGCCATTGAGATGAATACTTTTGATCCCTTGCTTTGGATTTCATCCACAGACACAACATAGCGCACGAGCTCCACTTTTTCCTCCGGTTGAAGATTCTCTGCCGGATTCTGAATGAAAACCAATTCAGGCTCTGTTGCAGCATTCAACACAACATACAGAAAATAGTCGCTTGCAAACCTTTTCGCCTTGAACCACTCGTTTTGGGTCAATGCCACGGCTCCCATCCCAGCGCGGGCTTTGACTTCGATGTAGCGCTTGTTTCCATTTTGGTCAGTCGAGCGGATATCAAAGCCAAGATTTTCGGCAGAGACATCTTCGGGAACAC
The candidate division KSB1 bacterium DNA segment above includes these coding regions:
- a CDS encoding PIN domain-containing protein yields the protein MYPADTNIFLEGLLEQKGAAEVRSFFRTIDLEKIFITDLSLYSIGIILFRLRKYALFIPFLEDLFDDGISILSLKSSDLKKLPKVAQRFRLDFDDAYQYMVAEKHQLQLISFDKDFDGTKRGRKTPAEVMP
- a CDS encoding DUF2281 domain-containing protein, which encodes METIEKKMKQLTEEMQGEVADFIDFLLAKKVGAVRSKRKKKPKLNWIGGLKEYRNQFSALELQKKALEWRD